The proteins below are encoded in one region of Pelagicoccus sp. SDUM812003:
- a CDS encoding amino acid ABC transporter permease: MRSLLFETEPNAPQATRFLAKWFSVLLALSLICSLILAAFASLQYNWNWSSVFNYRNKLLGAWLTTLQISSVSLVLSSIIGALSALSSRSRFLPLRYLFRLYVEITRGTPLLVQILIYYYVIADAAHIDNRYTVGTLVLSLFSGAYLSEIFRAGIESVGSSQLLSAQAIGFDSYQTFRYIILPQALRQSLPALAGQFANLIKDSSLLSIIAISEFTLAAQEVNAATLSSFESFIPLAIGYLILTLPISYLSRYMERKVSFDT; the protein is encoded by the coding sequence GTGAGATCGCTGCTATTTGAAACCGAACCCAACGCCCCCCAGGCGACTCGGTTTCTCGCCAAGTGGTTCAGCGTACTGCTCGCGCTTTCGCTGATCTGCTCGCTGATACTCGCCGCATTCGCCTCGCTTCAGTACAATTGGAACTGGTCATCGGTTTTCAACTACAGAAACAAACTGCTGGGAGCCTGGCTGACCACCTTGCAAATCTCCTCCGTATCCCTTGTCTTGAGCAGCATCATCGGCGCTCTTTCGGCCCTTTCCTCCCGATCTCGCTTCCTCCCGCTACGCTACCTCTTTCGACTCTATGTCGAAATCACTCGCGGTACGCCGCTTCTGGTTCAGATCCTTATCTATTACTATGTCATCGCCGACGCCGCCCATATCGATAACCGCTACACCGTAGGGACATTGGTGCTGTCGCTCTTCAGCGGAGCCTATCTATCCGAGATATTTCGCGCCGGCATCGAATCCGTAGGCAGCTCTCAGCTCCTTTCCGCTCAAGCGATCGGTTTCGACTCGTATCAAACGTTTAGATACATCATTCTACCGCAAGCTTTGCGACAAAGCTTGCCCGCCCTAGCGGGACAATTCGCAAACTTGATCAAGGACTCCTCCTTGCTGAGCATCATCGCTATCAGCGAATTCACCCTAGCCGCTCAGGAAGTGAACGCCGCCACGCTCAGCTCCTTCGAGAGCTTCATCCCGCTCGCGATCGGCTACTTGATTCTAACCCTGCCAATCAGCTATCTATCGCGCTACATGGAGCGTAAGGTTTCTTTCGATACATGA
- a CDS encoding amino acid ABC transporter ATP-binding protein, with protein MKIELKDIRKTYGSTVALDKLTLRLPETRSLILVGPSGGGKSTTLRLMAGLEKPDSGKIFFNGKSLPQDEAERRAYRKSVGIVFQSYNLFPHLDALENIALPLRKVHGVDRKTAEARALELLGRFKLASHARKRPYEMSGGQNQRVAIARAMAHEPEALFFDEPTSALDPEMSAEVLDVIEELIQTGKPCIVVTHQMSFARRAGDHIAFVTKGRISELSTSERFFTNPQNSDTAAFLEKELRY; from the coding sequence ATGAAGATCGAGCTGAAAGACATTCGCAAGACCTACGGATCCACCGTGGCTCTCGACAAACTGACGCTCCGCCTCCCCGAAACGCGCAGCCTGATTCTCGTCGGTCCGTCAGGCGGCGGAAAATCTACTACGCTTCGCCTGATGGCGGGACTGGAAAAACCGGATTCGGGTAAGATCTTCTTCAACGGAAAATCTCTTCCTCAGGACGAAGCCGAACGACGAGCCTACCGAAAGTCGGTGGGGATCGTATTCCAGTCCTACAATCTCTTTCCTCACCTCGATGCTCTGGAAAACATAGCGCTCCCCCTTCGCAAGGTGCATGGAGTCGATCGCAAGACCGCTGAGGCGCGAGCTCTCGAATTGCTCGGGCGCTTCAAGCTGGCTTCCCACGCTCGGAAGCGTCCATATGAAATGTCCGGTGGACAGAATCAACGCGTCGCTATCGCGCGAGCCATGGCCCACGAACCGGAGGCACTGTTCTTCGACGAGCCCACCTCCGCGTTGGACCCCGAAATGAGCGCCGAAGTGCTCGATGTCATTGAAGAACTGATACAAACGGGAAAGCCTTGCATCGTCGTCACCCACCAAATGAGTTTCGCTCGCCGAGCTGGAGATCATATCGCATTCGTAACCAAGGGAAGAATCAGCGAGCTTTCGACCAGCGAGCGATTTTTCACCAATCCCCAAAATTCGGATACCGCTGCGTTTCTGGAAAAAGAGCTCCGCTATTGA
- a CDS encoding AAA family ATPase, whose protein sequence is MAKKISFLNIKGGVGKTSLIVNMGACLAYMGRRTLIVDLDAQSNASIWLMRLDRWNTLNRAPEKFLLHLFRDQNAKLSDCIQKSPIRDTDGEEMLPRLDLVPASFTLMDLEHEVPRKEGQPFYVRFFEALKSVEDEYDFILFDCPPNFFYSTQCALFSSNHVLVPSNPDALSIIGFHLLVDKLSRFKSDTAAHRKQLSAPTPDIIGVALNAVKPGTKIHVPLERFNAQIDRFKQQGKVAPMTHIYPDLVRHSVTVGRAVMMGIPTVLMSKQDASINLAEDYIKLTKHLLEQLGDPEPDEEEDGE, encoded by the coding sequence ATGGCAAAGAAGATCAGTTTCCTCAACATCAAAGGCGGCGTCGGCAAGACTTCGCTCATCGTAAATATGGGGGCTTGCCTGGCCTATATGGGACGCCGCACCCTCATTGTGGATTTGGATGCCCAAAGCAATGCGAGCATCTGGCTGATGCGTCTGGACCGATGGAATACCCTAAACCGCGCCCCGGAAAAGTTTCTTCTTCACCTCTTTCGGGACCAAAACGCGAAGCTGTCGGACTGTATCCAGAAAAGCCCCATCCGCGATACCGATGGCGAAGAAATGCTACCGCGTCTCGATCTGGTGCCAGCATCCTTCACCTTGATGGATCTGGAGCACGAAGTACCCAGAAAGGAAGGACAGCCATTCTACGTTCGCTTCTTCGAAGCCCTCAAGTCGGTGGAAGATGAATACGACTTCATCCTTTTCGACTGCCCGCCAAACTTCTTCTACAGCACCCAGTGTGCGCTCTTCTCTTCGAATCATGTGCTGGTGCCCTCCAATCCGGACGCTTTGAGCATAATCGGATTTCATCTGCTGGTGGACAAGCTTTCCCGCTTCAAGAGCGACACCGCAGCTCATCGCAAACAGCTTTCCGCTCCCACTCCCGACATCATCGGTGTCGCTCTGAACGCAGTGAAACCAGGCACGAAGATCCACGTGCCGCTCGAGCGCTTCAACGCCCAGATCGATCGCTTCAAGCAGCAGGGCAAGGTCGCGCCCATGACGCACATCTATCCAGACCTGGTGCGTCACTCGGTCACCGTCGGTCGAGCAGTCATGATGGGCATCCCGACTGTGCTGATGTCAAAGCAGGACGCGTCCATCAATTTGGCAGAGGACTACATCAAGCTGACCAAGCACCTGCTGGAGCAGCTAGGCGACCCCGAGCCCGACGAAGAAGAGGACGGCGAATAA
- a CDS encoding ATP-binding protein, translating to MKVGGSQRKAATSLRRRALLPICLLSGASPAIAIVLLTISEPERSDSFGILLLAAFLLIAFAALLPTIVELRIIRPLSRIDRSIDSNRDSLEQFPETSFANDEIGRLATALKDSRIALRESVRSGQALADDLNLQKQALDAHGIVSETDSQGRITYVNEAFLRASKYARNELIGNTHRMLNSGMHSHEFWQEMCDTVAEAGKWRGEVRNQAKDGTYYWVDATVVGVRDDRGDMVRYIAISTDISKLKQVEFELLKANEESRSRLQEARNARELAEAAALAKSKFLATMSHEIRTPMNGLIGVLHLLEDGMPREKQKLLETALNSADDLLVLINDILDFSKIEAGKMTLESVSFDALQVLEEVCQLHCSNAHQKGLELVAHCSPELERQTVGDPVRVRQILSNLIGNAIKFTQAGSVSARVRRKGDLIRYEVIDTGIGIESKIIDRLFESFSQANSSTTREFGGSGLGLSICKRLSELMNGEIGVESEVGKGSTFWLEFPETSEMEKSDAPRFDRGLHSGKNALLLEPKDLTRSHIADWLENWGVTLQIPALNGPDGCIDLSDTWKCDAALDYVIVEYQTYLENEQHLDRICNMVTKTIVLHESHISPGQLGLSDSQTPLAKPVRVQNLFDALSASPTSAHDSRAPDLRPSSTSEVDLKILVVDDNVTNRLIAVQLIKQRHGIKADSASSGREAIERLSENQYDIVYMDCMMPDMDGYETTKRIRSGEAGEASAEVPIVALTANAMSEDKGKCIEAGMSDYISKPISPITLSETLVRWRDSKHQPFLNTPLHAQRQDSLPETNSKTDTNILDTQKLAEIYDEDWDIVSEMLQIFEEGMHETLTSLREAIENGPDKDKVRFFAHRMRGSSAEFGANELFEVTRKMEEFCVDEKLDQAIELFPAANDAAKRVAEQIQRFNS from the coding sequence ATGAAGGTTGGAGGCTCACAGCGAAAAGCGGCGACTTCACTCCGGCGACGGGCGCTGCTTCCCATCTGCCTGCTTTCCGGAGCCAGTCCGGCCATTGCGATCGTCCTGTTAACCATCAGCGAGCCAGAGCGTTCCGATTCCTTCGGCATCCTGCTGCTTGCAGCGTTCCTCCTGATCGCCTTCGCAGCGCTTCTTCCCACGATCGTGGAACTGCGCATCATCCGCCCCCTCTCAAGAATCGACCGTTCGATCGACTCGAACCGCGATTCGCTAGAGCAGTTCCCCGAAACATCCTTCGCCAATGATGAGATCGGCCGGCTGGCGACCGCGTTGAAGGACAGCCGCATCGCGCTCCGAGAAAGCGTACGATCCGGACAGGCCCTTGCGGACGACCTGAATCTGCAGAAGCAAGCTCTCGACGCGCACGGCATCGTCAGCGAGACCGACTCCCAAGGACGCATCACCTACGTCAACGAGGCCTTTCTTCGGGCCAGCAAATACGCTCGAAACGAGTTGATCGGAAACACGCACCGCATGCTCAACAGCGGCATGCACTCTCACGAGTTTTGGCAGGAGATGTGTGATACGGTAGCCGAAGCAGGCAAATGGCGCGGCGAAGTGCGAAATCAGGCCAAGGACGGGACCTACTATTGGGTCGACGCCACGGTGGTAGGCGTTCGCGACGACCGAGGCGACATGGTGCGCTACATCGCGATCAGCACCGACATTTCCAAGCTCAAGCAGGTCGAATTCGAATTGTTGAAAGCGAATGAGGAAAGCAGATCGCGCTTGCAGGAGGCTCGAAACGCGCGCGAGCTGGCAGAGGCCGCTGCCTTAGCGAAAAGCAAGTTCCTCGCTACCATGAGCCACGAAATCCGCACGCCCATGAATGGATTGATCGGCGTGCTCCACCTGCTGGAGGATGGCATGCCCAGAGAGAAACAAAAGCTGCTGGAAACCGCCTTGAACAGCGCTGACGACTTGCTGGTCCTGATCAACGACATACTGGACTTCTCAAAAATCGAGGCAGGCAAGATGACGCTCGAATCGGTCTCCTTCGACGCTCTGCAGGTCCTGGAGGAGGTTTGCCAGCTTCACTGCTCGAACGCTCATCAAAAGGGGCTCGAACTGGTGGCGCACTGCTCTCCGGAACTTGAGCGCCAAACGGTTGGCGACCCCGTCCGGGTTCGGCAGATCCTTTCCAACCTGATCGGAAACGCCATCAAGTTCACCCAAGCCGGCAGCGTGAGCGCTCGTGTGCGGCGGAAGGGCGATCTCATTCGGTACGAGGTCATCGATACCGGAATCGGCATCGAGTCGAAAATCATCGATCGGCTCTTCGAATCGTTTTCCCAGGCCAACTCCAGCACAACGCGTGAATTCGGCGGCAGCGGTCTTGGACTTTCCATATGCAAGCGCTTGTCCGAGCTGATGAACGGGGAGATCGGAGTCGAAAGCGAGGTTGGCAAAGGATCGACCTTCTGGCTGGAATTTCCTGAAACCTCCGAAATGGAAAAGTCCGATGCTCCACGTTTCGACCGCGGACTGCATTCGGGAAAAAACGCTCTACTCCTTGAGCCAAAGGATCTTACCCGATCGCACATCGCCGATTGGCTCGAAAACTGGGGCGTCACGCTGCAGATTCCAGCCTTGAACGGCCCGGATGGCTGCATCGATCTTTCGGATACATGGAAATGCGACGCCGCTTTGGACTACGTCATCGTCGAGTATCAGACCTACCTGGAGAACGAACAGCATCTCGATCGTATCTGCAATATGGTTACAAAAACGATCGTATTGCACGAGTCCCATATCTCGCCCGGGCAGCTCGGACTCTCGGATTCTCAAACGCCTCTTGCCAAACCTGTGCGGGTGCAAAACCTGTTCGACGCCCTCTCCGCTTCGCCGACCTCAGCCCACGACTCTAGGGCCCCGGACCTCCGTCCGTCCTCCACCAGCGAAGTCGACCTTAAGATTCTCGTCGTGGACGACAACGTTACGAATCGACTCATCGCAGTGCAACTGATCAAGCAGCGCCATGGCATCAAGGCGGACAGCGCGTCGAGCGGAAGGGAGGCGATCGAACGGCTGAGCGAGAACCAGTACGACATCGTATACATGGATTGCATGATGCCAGACATGGATGGATACGAAACGACGAAGCGCATCCGCTCCGGAGAAGCAGGCGAAGCGAGCGCCGAAGTCCCGATCGTCGCCCTCACCGCAAACGCCATGTCAGAAGACAAAGGCAAGTGCATAGAAGCAGGCATGAGCGACTACATCAGCAAGCCGATTTCTCCCATCACCCTATCCGAAACGCTTGTCAGGTGGCGCGATTCGAAGCACCAGCCATTTCTGAATACGCCATTGCACGCCCAGCGACAGGACTCTCTTCCTGAAACCAACTCGAAAACGGATACTAACATTTTGGATACGCAGAAACTTGCCGAGATCTACGACGAGGACTGGGACATCGTATCTGAAATGCTACAGATTTTCGAGGAGGGCATGCACGAGACCCTGACATCGCTTCGAGAGGCCATCGAAAACGGTCCCGACAAGGACAAGGTTCGATTCTTCGCTCATCGCATGCGCGGCAGCTCAGCCGAATTCGGGGCGAACGAGCTCTTCGAGGTCACGAGAAAAATGGAGGAGTTCTGCGTCGATGAAAAACTCGATCAAGCGATCGAGCTCTTTCCAGCGGCCAACGACGCAGCGAAGCGAGTCGCCGAGCAGATTCAACGATTCAACAGCTAG
- a CDS encoding aldo/keto reductase, with protein MSYSPAEDRYQKVEYKRCGRSGLKLPPISLGLWHNFGSVDDFDNARELVRFSFDEGITHFDLANNYGPVPGSAETNFGRILKKDFESYRDELIVSTKAGYDMWPGPYGDRGSKKYLVASLNQSLHRLGLDYVDIFYSHRPDPETPIEETVDALEYAVRSGKALYVGISNYGAEQTAAAYAELKSRGIRCLIHQPRYNMIDRRPESGLLDTLDELGMGAIVFSPLEQGILSDRYLEGIPAQSRATRNHFLSEETVRERQTLARALNEIASERGQTLAQMAIAWVLKRSTVVSALVGASSTQQIAENVKGVANTRFSDEELARIDAIIKG; from the coding sequence ATGAGCTACTCGCCAGCTGAAGACAGATATCAAAAAGTTGAATACAAGCGCTGCGGGCGCAGCGGTCTTAAGCTACCGCCAATATCCTTAGGCCTCTGGCACAATTTCGGCAGCGTAGACGATTTTGACAACGCTCGCGAGCTGGTGCGGTTCTCATTCGACGAGGGAATTACTCACTTCGATCTTGCGAATAACTACGGTCCGGTTCCCGGTTCAGCGGAAACGAATTTCGGCCGCATCCTCAAAAAGGACTTCGAGTCATATCGTGACGAGTTGATCGTTTCTACCAAAGCGGGGTACGACATGTGGCCTGGCCCCTACGGCGATCGTGGATCAAAGAAGTATTTGGTAGCTAGCCTGAATCAGAGCCTGCATCGTCTAGGGCTGGACTATGTGGATATCTTCTATTCGCATCGTCCGGATCCGGAGACGCCGATCGAGGAGACGGTGGACGCTCTGGAGTACGCGGTGCGTTCGGGGAAAGCTCTGTACGTCGGAATCTCGAACTACGGCGCCGAACAGACCGCGGCGGCTTACGCTGAATTGAAGAGCAGGGGCATTCGCTGTTTGATCCACCAGCCACGCTACAACATGATCGATCGTCGCCCAGAGAGTGGATTGTTGGATACGCTCGATGAGCTTGGCATGGGAGCGATCGTATTCAGTCCATTGGAACAGGGAATCCTAAGCGATCGATACCTCGAGGGCATACCCGCTCAGTCGCGGGCCACGCGTAACCACTTTCTTAGCGAGGAAACGGTTCGCGAACGCCAGACGCTTGCTCGGGCGCTCAATGAAATCGCAAGCGAACGAGGCCAAACGCTCGCTCAGATGGCGATCGCTTGGGTGCTCAAGCGCTCGACGGTGGTCTCCGCTTTGGTGGGAGCAAGCTCCACCCAGCAAATCGCCGAAAACGTCAAGGGTGTTGCGAATACTCGATTCAGCGACGAGGAGCTCGCTCGCATCGATGCGATCATAAAAGGCTAG
- a CDS encoding response regulator, with product MPGSGSRLEILLIEDSDTDVRLFEMAMGKARFPANLNVVKDGGEALRYLRREGAAFRAVIPDIIVLDWNLPLVNGVEVLREIRADSDLADIPVIVFTTSKDQEDMIASYELCANCYMTKPSGLREYLKIFDVIEELWLRLTGEIPGD from the coding sequence ATGCCAGGATCCGGGTCACGCTTAGAGATTCTTCTCATCGAAGACAGCGACACAGACGTGCGTCTCTTTGAGATGGCCATGGGGAAGGCGCGGTTTCCTGCCAACCTCAATGTCGTCAAGGATGGAGGCGAGGCCCTGCGCTACCTCAGGCGCGAAGGAGCGGCGTTTCGGGCCGTCATCCCCGACATCATCGTGCTCGATTGGAACCTTCCCCTCGTGAACGGGGTGGAGGTACTGCGCGAAATCCGCGCCGACAGCGATCTAGCTGACATTCCAGTCATCGTGTTCACGACGTCGAAGGATCAGGAGGACATGATCGCCAGCTACGAGCTGTGCGCCAATTGCTACATGACTAAGCCGAGCGGGTTGAGGGAATACCTCAAGATTTTCGACGTGATCGAAGAGCTCTGGCTCAGGCTGACTGGTGAGATCCCGGGAGACTAG
- the uxaC gene encoding glucuronate isomerase, with product MSFIHDDFLLQTDVARELYHEYAKDEPICDYHCHLPPEDVANNRRFENLAEIWLGGDHYKWRAMRSNGVPEVYCSGDADPYEKHLAWCRTVPYTLRNPLYHWSHLELKRYFGIDDVLINEDTAKEIWEAANQKLKTDELSAHGILEKFKVKVVGTTDDPVDSLENHATIRELGIDTKVVPTFRPDKALNVDRPVAFNAWVDALSAATGSDVDSLQDLLAGLADRHQFFHDSGARLSDHGLERCFFAETSEADVARIFSKARSGEAATAEEKEAFAFFVMREVGRLNAKKNWTMQLHVGAIRNNNSRMMRTLGPDTGFDSIGDFPQVQRMSRFLDSLDETGELPKTILYNLNIADNYAMATMLGNFQDGTVPGKLQMGSGWWFLDQKEGMEAQMNALSQLGLLSRFVGMLTDSRSFLSYPRHEYFRRILCNLLGNDIVKGEIPRDLALVGGMVKAICFGNAMEYFGFDQS from the coding sequence ATGTCATTTATTCACGACGATTTCCTCCTGCAGACGGATGTCGCTCGCGAGCTCTACCACGAGTACGCGAAGGACGAGCCGATTTGCGACTACCATTGCCACCTGCCTCCCGAGGACGTGGCGAACAACCGCCGCTTCGAAAACCTCGCCGAAATCTGGTTGGGCGGGGATCACTACAAGTGGCGGGCCATGCGCAGCAACGGCGTGCCGGAAGTCTATTGCTCGGGCGACGCGGATCCCTACGAAAAGCACCTCGCATGGTGTCGCACCGTTCCCTACACCCTGCGCAATCCGCTCTACCACTGGAGCCATCTCGAGCTGAAACGCTATTTCGGCATCGACGATGTTCTTATCAACGAGGACACAGCCAAGGAGATCTGGGAGGCGGCCAACCAGAAACTGAAGACCGACGAGCTCAGCGCTCACGGCATCCTCGAGAAGTTCAAGGTCAAGGTCGTGGGCACCACCGACGACCCGGTGGATTCGTTGGAAAACCATGCCACGATCCGCGAGCTGGGCATCGATACCAAGGTCGTGCCGACGTTTCGGCCTGACAAGGCGCTGAACGTGGACCGGCCCGTGGCCTTCAACGCCTGGGTGGATGCCCTTTCCGCCGCGACCGGATCGGACGTCGATAGCTTGCAGGACTTGCTCGCAGGGTTGGCGGATCGCCACCAGTTTTTTCACGACAGCGGAGCTCGCTTGTCCGATCATGGACTCGAGCGCTGCTTCTTCGCGGAAACCAGCGAAGCGGACGTGGCGAGGATCTTCTCCAAGGCCCGTTCAGGCGAAGCCGCCACGGCGGAAGAAAAGGAGGCGTTCGCGTTTTTCGTGATGCGGGAGGTCGGTCGCCTCAATGCGAAGAAGAACTGGACCATGCAGCTGCACGTGGGGGCCATCCGCAACAACAACAGTCGCATGATGCGTACCCTCGGACCCGACACCGGGTTCGACTCCATTGGCGACTTCCCGCAAGTGCAGCGCATGAGCCGCTTTCTCGACAGTCTCGACGAGACCGGGGAGCTGCCCAAGACGATTCTCTACAACCTCAACATCGCCGACAACTACGCCATGGCGACCATGTTGGGCAACTTCCAGGACGGGACGGTGCCGGGCAAGCTGCAGATGGGCAGCGGCTGGTGGTTCCTTGACCAAAAGGAAGGCATGGAGGCCCAGATGAACGCGCTCTCTCAGCTCGGCTTGCTTTCCCGCTTCGTAGGCATGCTGACCGATTCCCGCTCCTTTCTCTCCTACCCGCGGCACGAGTACTTCCGTCGCATCCTTTGCAATTTGTTGGGCAACGACATCGTGAAAGGGGAAATCCCACGCGATTTGGCTCTGGTTGGAGGAATGGTGAAAGCCATCTGCTTCGGAAACGCCATGGAGTATTTCGGCTTCGATCAGTCCTGA
- a CDS encoding SDR family NAD(P)-dependent oxidoreductase: protein MSDYLNELFNLDGKVAVVVGGTGELCGAMAEGLAGAGVTTVLVGRSQEKAQARIAKIEQAGGKATFETANLADKQSIRDLLARVCEAHGGVDILINGAGANSPTPFLDIPEDEYDRLFDINTKAVFLSCQVFGKYFLEKGQGGSIINVGSMSGVTPLSRVFTYSATKAAVHNLSKNLAREWAPQKIRVNTIVPGFFPAEQNRKVLTEERVGQIMGHTPMKRFGEAKELIGATLLLASDSAGSFITGAEILVDGGYAAMTI from the coding sequence ATGAGCGATTATCTAAACGAACTCTTCAATTTGGATGGCAAGGTGGCGGTCGTAGTGGGCGGCACCGGAGAACTCTGCGGAGCGATGGCGGAAGGCTTGGCCGGCGCTGGCGTGACGACGGTGCTCGTGGGTCGAAGCCAGGAAAAGGCTCAAGCTCGCATCGCCAAGATCGAGCAAGCGGGAGGCAAGGCTACCTTCGAGACAGCCAACCTCGCCGACAAGCAGTCCATCCGGGATTTGCTGGCGCGAGTCTGCGAAGCCCATGGAGGCGTGGATATTCTGATCAATGGGGCCGGCGCCAACTCGCCGACGCCATTTCTGGACATTCCCGAGGACGAATACGATCGACTCTTCGACATCAACACCAAGGCGGTCTTCCTCAGCTGCCAGGTTTTCGGCAAGTACTTTCTGGAGAAAGGGCAGGGCGGTTCGATCATCAACGTGGGCTCCATGTCCGGTGTGACGCCGCTCTCTCGCGTGTTCACCTATTCCGCCACCAAGGCCGCGGTGCACAATCTCTCCAAGAACCTCGCCCGCGAGTGGGCTCCGCAGAAGATCCGCGTCAACACCATCGTGCCCGGCTTCTTCCCGGCCGAGCAGAATCGCAAGGTCCTCACCGAGGAACGCGTAGGCCAGATCATGGGCCATACCCCGATGAAGCGCTTCGGCGAAGCGAAGGAACTGATCGGGGCGACCTTGCTGCTCGCATCCGACTCTGCGGGCTCTTTCATCACCGGCGCCGAGATCCTCGTCGATGGCGGGTATGCCGCAATGACCATCTGA
- a CDS encoding sugar kinase: MSIEIKPADSCKYDIVSLGEVMLRLDPGEGRVRTARSFRAWEGGGEYNVARGMRKCFGLRAGVVTAFADNDVGRLVEDFIMQGGVDTSWIQWKPYDGLGREVRNGLNFTERGFGIRGAVGVPDRGLTAASQLKAGDIDWEKLFGEQGVRWFHTGGIYAALSETTPDVVIEAVKAAKKHGTVVSYDLNYRPSLWKSIGGHAKAQEVNREIAKYVDVMIGNEEDFTACLGFEVEGVDENISKIDIGAFKKMIEQAVATFPNFQATATTLRAVKTATVNDWGAICWHGGEFFESRAYPDLEIMDRVGGGDSFASGLIYGFLTTGDPAKAVDYGAAHGALAMTTPGDTSMATVKEVEKIMGGGGARVVR; this comes from the coding sequence ATGAGTATTGAAATCAAACCTGCTGATTCTTGTAAGTACGACATCGTCTCTCTGGGCGAAGTCATGTTGCGCCTTGACCCGGGTGAAGGGCGGGTCCGCACCGCTCGAAGCTTCAGGGCTTGGGAAGGCGGCGGCGAGTACAACGTGGCTCGCGGCATGCGCAAGTGCTTCGGCCTGCGGGCTGGCGTGGTGACGGCGTTCGCCGACAACGACGTTGGACGCTTGGTCGAAGACTTCATCATGCAAGGAGGCGTCGACACTTCTTGGATACAATGGAAGCCGTACGATGGCTTGGGTCGCGAAGTGAGAAACGGCTTGAACTTCACCGAGCGCGGGTTCGGCATTCGCGGCGCGGTCGGCGTGCCAGACCGCGGCCTCACCGCGGCGAGCCAGCTGAAGGCGGGCGATATCGATTGGGAGAAGCTCTTTGGCGAGCAGGGCGTTCGCTGGTTCCATACCGGTGGTATCTACGCGGCCCTGTCGGAAACCACGCCGGACGTGGTGATCGAAGCGGTCAAGGCGGCGAAGAAGCACGGCACGGTCGTGTCCTACGATCTCAACTACCGTCCGTCCCTCTGGAAGAGCATCGGCGGCCACGCCAAGGCTCAGGAAGTGAATCGAGAAATCGCCAAGTACGTCGATGTGATGATCGGCAACGAAGAGGATTTCACCGCCTGTCTCGGCTTCGAGGTCGAGGGCGTGGACGAGAACATTTCCAAGATCGATATCGGCGCCTTCAAGAAGATGATCGAGCAAGCGGTGGCGACCTTCCCGAATTTCCAGGCGACCGCCACCACGCTGCGAGCGGTCAAGACCGCTACCGTCAACGACTGGGGAGCGATCTGCTGGCACGGGGGCGAATTTTTCGAGTCTCGCGCCTATCCGGACCTGGAGATCATGGACCGCGTAGGCGGTGGCGACAGTTTCGCCTCCGGCCTGATTTATGGATTCCTCACCACCGGCGATCCTGCCAAGGCGGTCGATTACGGAGCGGCTCACGGAGCGCTCGCCATGACCACGCCGGGGGACACGTCCATGGCCACGGTGAAGGAAGTGGAAAAGATCATGGGCGGCGGCGGCGCTCGCGTCGTACGCTAG